TGCTTCTCAGGGAGTAAGAGAGATTACGCTACTGGGCCAAAATGTTAACGCCTATGGGAAAGATCTTGGAAATGGGACTTGCTTTGCTGGTTTATTAGAGAAACTTTCCCCTATCAAAGACATTAAGAGAATACGATTTACAACTTCCCATCCCCGCGACTTCGATTCGTCGCTCGCTGAGGCTGTTGCCAACCTGCCCCATGTTTGCGAACATGTGCACCTTCCACTCCAGAGTGGATCAGACAGAGTCTTGAGGAATATGAGGCGAGCCTATACTTTTTCAGAATATCTTGAAAAAATAGATATCCTCAGGAGCAAATCTCCCGGGTGTTCAATCACTGGGGATATGATCGTGGGGTTTCCAGGGGAGTCGGATGACGATTTCCAGCAGACGATTGAAGCTCTTGAACGAATTCGATTTGACCAGATTTTTTCTTTCAAGTTTTCACCTAGACCCGGCACCGCCGCTGAATACATGAGCGATCAGATTCCCGAAGAAGTTAAGAAAGCGCGGCTCGCCGCAGTCCACATCCGGCAGGACGCAATAACAGAGAACTACCATCGGCTACTTGAAGGAACTGTCGCAGAAATCCTCATCGAAGGTCGCAGTCGCTATGAAAATCAATTTTATGGAAGAACCCGAACAAATAAAATTGTCAATTTCGAGACCGTCGCCAATCGTTTTATCGGTGACGTTGCACAGGTGAAAATAATGCGTGGATTGAGGCACTCCCTTGTAGGTTCCGTAGTCTGATTTCAGATCTGGGATTTTTGGCGATTTTAGACAGGGTCAGGCTTACAGGTTTTAAAATTATTTGACTATCTGGGGGTGAGGCTGTTATTGTTAAATCGACCTTGTTTTTAAAACTGACATCCGTGAGAATGCGGCGGGCCCAAAAAAAAGAAGCCCGACCGGTGGGGTCGAGCTGGGAGACGCCGTTATACGGCCGGGCTCACAAAAACGAATGGCCGATAAATACTAGAGAATTGCGCGTCTCGAACTGATTTGATCCGAAATTACTTGGTTGTTGATCGCTAGGAACTCCGGATCTTATCGTCGAGGTTCCCTGTGTACTCATCGGCCGACAGAAAACTTTAAGTTCTATTTAGAATATGAAGCCCATTTCCAGGTAACCGCCTTCAAGTGCGGTTTTCAGAATGTAGTCCGACGGGCATTTCTTGAGGTCGATCAGCCTGTATCCACCTTTCATGTAACCCCATCGTCCGCAGTTCATCGGGATGGTGTATCTTCCACCTGCCTGCACGTCCACACCTTCTACATCATCCACAAACAGCGCTGTCGCTTTCGCGTCGCAGGAGAATGTGCCACCATTGAGGTTTGTCGCGACACACTTCTGAAATTCAACTCCTACAGCCGCAGTATCCATACTTTTACTGAAAGTGTTCTGGTAATTTCCGCAGAAGTAACAATTAGCGTCTATGCGATCATCAGCGTGCATAAAGCCGCCGAATAGGCTCAGGGTTGCTTTACAACTCTTGAGAGCGTCATACACAAGTCCAACTTTTTGATAGCCATGTTGCCATCGGCTCTGAATCTGCTGCCCTGGAGACCAAAGTTGCGGACTCGATCCTCCCCCCTGGAACCCAAAGTAAAACCAGTTATCAACCCATTTCCCGCCTTTTACCTCGGTCCACAACCCTGAGTATTGGATACCCCAGTTGCATCGGAACTGATATTTGGCGTTGACTTCAGGAATCACCTGGTGGGCCGGTAAACCAAAGCTATCGGTAAAATCGGCCTGTTCCTGGTAGCCCGAGCCCCATTGCCACGTATACCGTGGCCATTGGACTGCGCCTCTGAGGCGGGCGTAAATACCCTGAACACCAATTTGCCATTGTCCCGGCCTGGGCATCGGCAAGAAACAGCCCATAGCCGGAGCTGACATGGGTAAGAGAGTTGGTGGCAAGGCTTTGACCTTCGTTATCCTGGAAGGTCCCGGAACATAGGGATTCCCAGCCCAAGGAGCCGGAAACCCGAAATTCGATCGTTTTGCCTTGGTTTGCTGAATGGCGGGGCTAGCCACCATATTTGAGTTATTGGGTTTGAGTAGGACATCGAGCGATTCATCGGGGGCAACCGCCCACGACGGGCTCAGAAAACACATGGACACCAAAAGAACTAGACATACCAACGGCGTGTAAGGGATTCTTCTCAACATACCCTTCCTCCCAGCTCGAAATGTTGGGAATCCCTTTATTTGATAAGGTGCCATGCTGTCAAGAAAAAAATGTAGTTTTTTATTAGCTAGTTAAAAATAATACCTAAATTAAAATATATGCAACTGCATAACATACTAATTTAACCTACGTTTTTGTCGTCATCATCTGCATGAAAAAATATGACTTCAAAATGATTTTCATCCCTGAAACGAGCGCGCATTGACAACGCATACTAAATATTATAGCGCTATATACTTAATAAGTTTAATTTTTCTAGCATGGACAGAAACAGCGTTTTGACGCGTCAAACATGGTTTTCCAATTCATATTTCATTACTTTATCCAATAAATTCAGGAGATAACTTCATAATGTTTATATTTTTTCTACAAAACTGCGCGTCGCGTCTTCTTCGCACGCTCGCGCGCCTGGAAAAGAAACAGCCCTGCCCATACGGAATTAATCGAATCATGCGTATTTGGGGCGCCATTTCCCTTTGCTTCGTCCTGACCCTGAACATAGAGTCAAACGCGTGCGCGCTCGTTGATCCACCCCCATTGAATCCTCAACTGGAAAAAATCATCAACAGGGAATTACCTCAAAATTGCGATGTCTCCTGTCAGGTGGCGGACCTCAACTCGGGCCGAATACTTATGGAAAAGAATCCTGATCTGGCCTTGACTCCTGCTTCCACTCTCAAGATTGTTACATCGGCTACGGCTCTGTCCGCGCTTGGCCCTGATTTCAGATTTGTCACCGAAATTTTTACTGATCGAATCAAGGGTGGTTCTGTAGGCAATCTTTTTGTGAAGGGTCACGGGGATCCTCATCTCGTAACTGAGGAACTTTTCTCCCTGGTTCGGGAATTGATTGACAGGGGACTCACGGAGATCAACGGATCAATAGTGGTTGATGATTCGTTCTTCACGCCCGACGCCCCCCTCGATGAAGCTGAAGAACTTGGTTACCGGTCGTATCACGCTCCGTATAGCGCGTTGTCGTTAAATTTCAATTCGTTAAAAATTGCTGTCATTCCTGGCTCAACGCCGGGGTCGCCATCCCGTCTCATTATGGATCCCATGTCCGGTTACGCGTCTCTTTCGGGACACGTTCAAACCATCGCCGGCGGCAGTCCACTTAAGATTGAGATTTCCAAGAAACCGGCGACCAATGGAACTGAGCATGTAATGGTCGAAGGATCTATTGGAGTTGAGGCCCCTGCTAAAGGCAAATATGTGAATGTTCAGTTTCCAGCGCTTTATGCCGGTAATGTTCTGAAAGATCTTTTGATACGTGAGGGGATCAAGATTCAGGGAAATGTAGTTAAAGGCCTGACACCCCCTGCAGCGAAGCTATATCTTGAGCATCAATCTATGCCATTAGGCTTGATTGTTTATTGGCTGGACAAATTGAGCAACAACTTCATGGCTGAGCAAATTTGTTTGGCTCTTGGGGCTTATTCTCATGGGGCGCCTGGTACCCGTGAAAAAGGTTTGGACGTAATGAGAAAATTCCTGGTCCAGGCAGGAGCGCCAAAATCCAGTTTCTTTCTTGCAGACGCCAGCGGGCTGTCTCGAAGTAACAAGATAAGCGCGTCCGCTTTGGTCCGAACTCTGGCCGTATCTTCACAGGATTATTACACCAGCCCTGAATTCATATCTTCTCTCGGGATTTCCGGTGTCGACGGCACACTAAGGGAAAAATTTACGGACAAGGGCGTTAAGGGGAAAATAAGGGCTAAAACTGGAACATTGAGAGGCGTAAACGCATTGGCGGGTTATGGGTTGGACAAGAACGGCGCGCCGGTTGTATTTGCCATACTTGTTAACTGCGGCCAGAAAGGGGTCGGAATAATTGACTATGCCGACAAGATTATGCGCTCGATATTCAACGCCGTGCTGAATCGTTAGGAATAACGACCCAGCAACGGCGTTGGCTTAATCTTTGTGTCGTCTATCCGATCTTTGGGATCAGATTGACCGAGTCATTCAATCGTTTGACCACTTTGTCTTTCCCCAATATTGCAAGAAGCTCAAAAAGGCCCGGACCAACTGAAGATCCGGAAACAGCGGTGCGTGCGGCGTTAATTAGCAAACCCGCTTTTACCTGCTTTAGCTCAGCGAAATCGCGAAAGACATTTTCTACTGTTTCAACGTCGAAGCTCGTCAGTCCATTGATTTGCGCCGCCAATTCAGGGAGATATTCAGCCAATCTCGGGTCCTGGCCCAAATTCTTTTTTACGGCTTTTGGATCGAAATCAAAATCATCCGCGAAACAAAATCTTCCTCTTGAAGAAAAATCCGTTATGACCTGATAACGTGATCGCAATTGGTCAATAGCGTTTAAAAACCACTCCTTCTTGGCGGCGGAGTAGGATGGGTCCCAAAGATCATGCTCTTTCAATTCCTTTTCGATATAAGGAACAAGATCACTTAAGGACATGGTTCTAATGTATGTCGAGTTAAAATGGATCGCTTTCGGATCGGTCCAGTTTTTGGGGTCCCCCGGAACGTAATTGAAAATTGAATTGTGCCTGTTTATGCGGGATAAATCAAATAGTTCTATCAATTCTTCGCGTGAAAAAAACTCCGTTCCATCCGGAGAAGACCAGCCGAGAAGCGCCAGAAAATTGCAGAGCGCCCAAGGTAAAAATCCTCTACGTCTGTAATATGATATTGTTACGACTTCTCCGTGGACTCTCTTGGAAAGTTTGGCTTTCTTGTTGTCAAGAGTTAATGGCATGTGCGCAAATGTGGGGGGTTTTATTCCAAGGGCGTCATAAATCAGTATCTGCTTGGGGGTGTTCGCAAGCCCGTCAGCGCCTCGGATGACGTGTGAAATTCGGTCCAGCGAGTCGTCTACGGCATTTGACAGGATATAAAGAGGGCTATGATCCGAACGTAATATTACAAAATCTTCAATATCGCCGGCGCGCTTTTCAATTTTTCCGTATACAGCGTCTTGAAAAGATACCGTCGAATAACCGTCTCGAGGGACCTTGAAACGTAAGACGTTGGGACAACCTTCTTCAAGCTTGTGTTGAATTTCTTCTTCGGTGAGGTTTCGGCAACGGCCGTCGTACATGAATGCGATTTTTTTTGCCTCAGCCCCTTTTCTTTGGTTCTCCAGATCTTCTTTTGAACAAAAACACCGGTATGCGTGACCGGATTTCAAAAGTTGTTCAGCAGCCGCTTTATGCTTTTCCAGATTGTGTGTCTGAAAATAAGGGCCTTCATCCCAATCCAGCCCCAACCATTTGAGCCCCTCCAGTATTTCTTCGACTGAATCGTGTGTGGAGCGTTCCACATCGGTGTCTTCAACCCTGAGAATGAAAACACCATTTAATTTCCTTGCCCATAACCAGTTGTAAAGAGCGGTTCGCGCTCCACCCAAATGTAAATATCCGGTAGGTGACGGAGCGAACCGAACTCGAACCGATTTCAAATCAGTGTCTGAGTCTGAAATCATGTTTTGAATATTATTCTCCTTGAATTGGGTCCAAAATAATTACTGTATTGCTTGACGCCTTCTTGAATGTCTCACGATCTTTGAGATCGCCGACTATATCCCCACAGTGCATGGGAACAGTAATCTTTGCGTTGATATTTCTGGCGGCGTTTGCCGCTTCAGATGAAGTCATCGTGTAAGTGCCACCTATGGGTAGAAGAGCTACATCAGTGTCTATGTCGCTCATTTCCGGAATGACATCCGTGTCACCGGAATGATAAATCTTGAAACCATCCACTGTTAATACATAGCCTACCCAGTTGTTCTTTTTGGGATGAAAATCTTTGTTGGTGTTGTAGCTTGGAACTGCGAGAATCGTGACACCTTTTTCGACAATAGTTTGTCCAGGGGCTATTACCTTGAACGCGTTTCCAAAATCTGCCTTGCAGTCGGGTGGGCCCACTATCGTGGAGTCCTGTTTCCTGATTAGAGCTACATCCTCCGGCGACAAATGATCAAAGTGACTGTGGGTTATACAAATGAGGTCAGCGGGTTTGGGATTCGTGAGTTTCCAGGGATCGATATACACCGTGGCTTTAGAACCGTCGATACGGAAACTTGCATGTCCCAACCATTTAATTTTGTCTCTAACAAAATCTTCCAATTTCATCGTTTAATCCTCCCAAGATTGCGAGATTTGAGAAACGAGAAATCAAAGGCCATTCTAACAAATTGCGCCATTCTTTCAACCATGGTATATTTCGAGTCGTTAAGAAAGAGACCCCGATGACACGCAATATGTCTGGAGAAAAAGAGTCTTTTCCACATAAGACCAGAACGGACCAAGATCGATTCATTATAATTTTTGGAATCGTTTTGTTAATTCTGTTTATCACGATAACATACTTCAGTTTAAATTCCGAAACATCCGGGAGCGTCCCAAGACCAAAAGGGCCTGTCAAGAATCCGGGTAAAACGTCAGGCACGTCAGCGCCTAACGCAACTACATACAGGACCGGCTGTGATGAAAATTGCCAAGCTACGCTAAAAGTTCTCGGACGTGTCGCAGTGATTTCTTGAACGTATCATGAGAAAATTTACCAGTTTTCCGTTAAG
This window of the Desulfomonilaceae bacterium genome carries:
- the miaB gene encoding tRNA (N6-isopentenyl adenosine(37)-C2)-methylthiotransferase MiaB; amino-acid sequence: MSLPKKYFVETYGCQMNEHDSEKMSELLEQLGLEAVDSVDTADVVVINTCAIREKAEHKVYSSLGKLRLLKRENPNMIVVVAGCVAQQKQDQLASKFNHLDVVLGTHHISELPQLIKRISVSRERIVKKEFVDDIQSLHMPAPGRGSSPVCSYVTIMQGCSNFCAYCVVPYARGREQSRKTEEIIEEVSSLASQGVREITLLGQNVNAYGKDLGNGTCFAGLLEKLSPIKDIKRIRFTTSHPRDFDSSLAEAVANLPHVCEHVHLPLQSGSDRVLRNMRRAYTFSEYLEKIDILRSKSPGCSITGDMIVGFPGESDDDFQQTIEALERIRFDQIFSFKFSPRPGTAAEYMSDQIPEEVKKARLAAVHIRQDAITENYHRLLEGTVAEILIEGRSRYENQFYGRTRTNKIVNFETVANRFIGDVAQVKIMRGLRHSLVGSVV
- a CDS encoding MBL fold metallo-hydrolase, whose amino-acid sequence is MKLEDFVRDKIKWLGHASFRIDGSKATVYIDPWKLTNPKPADLICITHSHFDHLSPEDVALIRKQDSTIVGPPDCKADFGNAFKVIAPGQTIVEKGVTILAVPSYNTNKDFHPKKNNWVGYVLTVDGFKIYHSGDTDVIPEMSDIDTDVALLPIGGTYTMTSSEAANAARNINAKITVPMHCGDIVGDLKDRETFKKASSNTVIILDPIQGE
- the dacB gene encoding D-alanyl-D-alanine carboxypeptidase/D-alanyl-D-alanine-endopeptidase codes for the protein MFIFFLQNCASRLLRTLARLEKKQPCPYGINRIMRIWGAISLCFVLTLNIESNACALVDPPPLNPQLEKIINRELPQNCDVSCQVADLNSGRILMEKNPDLALTPASTLKIVTSATALSALGPDFRFVTEIFTDRIKGGSVGNLFVKGHGDPHLVTEELFSLVRELIDRGLTEINGSIVVDDSFFTPDAPLDEAEELGYRSYHAPYSALSLNFNSLKIAVIPGSTPGSPSRLIMDPMSGYASLSGHVQTIAGGSPLKIEISKKPATNGTEHVMVEGSIGVEAPAKGKYVNVQFPALYAGNVLKDLLIREGIKIQGNVVKGLTPPAAKLYLEHQSMPLGLIVYWLDKLSNNFMAEQICLALGAYSHGAPGTREKGLDVMRKFLVQAGAPKSSFFLADASGLSRSNKISASALVRTLAVSSQDYYTSPEFISSLGISGVDGTLREKFTDKGVKGKIRAKTGTLRGVNALAGYGLDKNGAPVVFAILVNCGQKGVGIIDYADKIMRSIFNAVLNR
- the gltX gene encoding glutamate--tRNA ligase encodes the protein MISDSDTDLKSVRVRFAPSPTGYLHLGGARTALYNWLWARKLNGVFILRVEDTDVERSTHDSVEEILEGLKWLGLDWDEGPYFQTHNLEKHKAAAEQLLKSGHAYRCFCSKEDLENQRKGAEAKKIAFMYDGRCRNLTEEEIQHKLEEGCPNVLRFKVPRDGYSTVSFQDAVYGKIEKRAGDIEDFVILRSDHSPLYILSNAVDDSLDRISHVIRGADGLANTPKQILIYDALGIKPPTFAHMPLTLDNKKAKLSKRVHGEVVTISYYRRRGFLPWALCNFLALLGWSSPDGTEFFSREELIELFDLSRINRHNSIFNYVPGDPKNWTDPKAIHFNSTYIRTMSLSDLVPYIEKELKEHDLWDPSYSAAKKEWFLNAIDQLRSRYQVITDFSSRGRFCFADDFDFDPKAVKKNLGQDPRLAEYLPELAAQINGLTSFDVETVENVFRDFAELKQVKAGLLINAARTAVSGSSVGPGLFELLAILGKDKVVKRLNDSVNLIPKIG